One genomic region from Saprospiraceae bacterium encodes:
- a CDS encoding DinB family protein: protein MDKQKIVELILASHDSLLQSVKNLTEEQCVFSMPGKWSALQHLKHIELSNTPLANIFSDKDRFLSKKFGEAINGSRSYEKITSIYKSALAPGVRAPQTFVPEPISYNERYGLFDEFNARLKQLISSMELFSEAEIDRYLIPHPLVGKITMREMFYFTVFHAGHHQNNLIRDLGTM, encoded by the coding sequence ATGGATAAACAAAAAATTGTTGAATTGATATTGGCTTCACATGATTCACTGCTACAGTCAGTGAAGAACTTGACCGAGGAACAGTGCGTGTTTTCCATGCCAGGTAAGTGGTCAGCATTGCAACATCTTAAACATATCGAACTCAGCAATACCCCTTTGGCTAACATATTCAGTGATAAGGATAGATTTCTATCAAAAAAGTTTGGTGAGGCAATAAATGGGAGCAGATCCTACGAGAAAATAACCAGTATCTATAAAAGTGCTTTGGCGCCGGGAGTCCGGGCTCCACAGACATTTGTGCCTGAACCTATCAGCTATAATGAAAGGTATGGTCTATTCGACGAATTTAATGCCAGGCTAAAGCAATTAATTTCATCTATGGAACTGTTTAGCGAAGCTGAAATCGACCGATACCTTATACCACACCCATTAGTAGGCAAGATCACTATGCGGGAGATGTTTTATTTTACGGTATTTCATGCAGGTCATCATCAGAACAATTTAATAAGAGATCTGGGAACAATGTGA